One segment of Brassica napus cultivar Da-Ae chromosome C3, Da-Ae, whole genome shotgun sequence DNA contains the following:
- the LOC106361893 gene encoding nuclear transport factor 2A isoform X2, which yields MDPDAVAKAFVEHYYTTFDANRAGLVSLYQEGSMLTFEGQKIQGSQNIVAKLTSLPFQQCKHNITTVDCQPSGPAGGMLVFVSGNLQLAGEQHALKFSQMFHLVSNQGNYYVFNDIFRLNYA from the exons atggatccAGACGCAGTGGCCAAGGCTTTCGTGGAGCACTACTACACCACCTTCGATGCGAATCGCGCAGGCTTGGTTTCTCTTTACCAGGAAGGATCGATGCTGACCTTCGAAGGGCAGAAGATCCAGGGCTCTCAGAACATCGTCGCCAAGCTCACCAGCCTCCCCTTCCAGCAGTGCAAGCACAACATCACCACCGTCGATTGCCAGCCCTCTGGTCCCGCCGGCGGTATGCTCGTCTTCGTCTCCGGTAATCTCCAGCTCGCTGGCGAACAGCACGCTCTCAAGTTCAGCCAG ATGTTCCATTTGGTGTCGAATCAGGGAAACTACTACGTGTTCAACGACATATTCAGGTTGAACTATGCTTGA
- the LOC106361893 gene encoding nuclear transport factor 2A isoform X1 yields the protein MDPDAVAKAFVEHYYTTFDANRAGLVSLYQEGSMLTFEGQKIQGSQNIVAKLTSLPFQQCKHNITTVDCQPSGPAGGMLVFVSDVPFGVESGKLLRVQRHIQVELCLRNVVEGVLQKRLMESWKFAG from the exons atggatccAGACGCAGTGGCCAAGGCTTTCGTGGAGCACTACTACACCACCTTCGATGCGAATCGCGCAGGCTTGGTTTCTCTTTACCAGGAAGGATCGATGCTGACCTTCGAAGGGCAGAAGATCCAGGGCTCTCAGAACATCGTCGCCAAGCTCACCAGCCTCCCCTTCCAGCAGTGCAAGCACAACATCACCACCGTCGATTGCCAGCCCTCTGGTCCCGCCGGCGGTATGCTCGTCTTCGTCTCCG ATGTTCCATTTGGTGTCGAATCAGGGAAACTACTACGTGTTCAACGACATATTCAGGTTGAACTATGCTTGAGGAATGTGGTGGAAGGGGTATTACAAAAGAGACTGATGGAATCATGGAAGTTTGCGGGTTAG
- the LOC106360130 gene encoding agamous-like MADS-box protein AGL9 homolog isoform X2: MGRGRVELKRIENTINRQVTFAKRRGGVLKKAYELSVLCDAEVALIIFSNRGKLFEFCSNSSMLKTLERYQKCNYGPPEPNVPSREALAELSSQQEYLKLKQRYDALQRTQRNLLGEDLGPLSTKELESLERQLDSSLKQIRGLRTQFMLDQLNDLQSKERMLSDTNKTLRLRLADGYQMPFQLNPNQEEVHVDYGHHQPQQQAFFQPLEYEPIFQIGYHQGQQQDHGMGAGPSANNYMLGWLP, from the exons atgggaAGAGGGAGAGTAGAGCTGAAGAGGATAGAGAACACGATCAATAGGCAAGTGACGTTTGCAAAGAGAAGGGGTGGTGTTTTGAAGAAAGCATACGAGCTTTCCGTTCTATGTGATGCAGAGGTTGCTCTCATCATCTTCTCTAATAGAGGAAAACTGTTCGAGTTTTGCAGTAATTCCAG CATGCTTAAGACACTGGAGAGGTACCAAAAGTGCAACTACGGACCTCCAGAGCCCAATGTGCCTTCAAGAGAGGCCTTAGCA GAACTTAGTAGCCAGCAGGAGTATCTCAAGCTTAAGCAGCGTTACGACGCTTTACAGAGAACCCAAAG GAATCTATTGGGAGAAGATCTTGGACCACTTAGTACGAAGGAGCTTGAGTCACTTGAGAGACAGCTTGATTCTTCTTTGAAGCAGATCAGAGGTCTCCGG ACACAGTTCATGCTCGACCAGCTCAATGATCTCCAGAGTAAG GAGCGCATGCTTTCGGATACAAACAAAACTCTACGGCTAAGG TTAGCTGATGGGTATCAGATGCCATTCCAACTTAACCCGAACCAAGAAGAAGTACATGTTGACTACGGGCATCATCAACCGCAACAACAAGCTTTCTTCCAGCCTTTGGAATACGAGCCCATTTTTCAAATCGG GTATCATCAAGGGCAACAGCAAGATCATGGAATGGGAGCAGGGCCAAGTGCGAATAATTACATGTTGGGTTGGTTGCCTTAA
- the LOC106359239 gene encoding stress-associated endoplasmic reticulum protein 2-like, which yields LQTTSKRLADRKIEKFDKNITKRGFVPETTTKKGKDYPVGPILLGFFVFVVIGSSLFQIIRTATSGGMA from the exons TTGCAGACAACTTCAAAGAGGCTAGCAGACAGGAAGATAGAGAAGTTTGATAAGAACATTACTAAAAGAGGTTTTGTTCCTGAGACCACCACCAAGAAGGGTAAGGACTACCCTGTTGGACCCATCCTCCTCGGCTTCTTTGTCTTCGTCGTCATTGGTTCAT CTCTCTTCCAGATCATCAGGACTGCAACTAGCGGAGGCATGGCATAA
- the LOC106360130 gene encoding agamous-like MADS-box protein AGL9 homolog isoform X1 — MGRGRVELKRIENTINRQVTFAKRRGGVLKKAYELSVLCDAEVALIIFSNRGKLFEFCSNSSMLKTLERYQKCNYGPPEPNVPSREALAVELSSQQEYLKLKQRYDALQRTQRNLLGEDLGPLSTKELESLERQLDSSLKQIRGLRTQFMLDQLNDLQSKERMLSDTNKTLRLRLADGYQMPFQLNPNQEEVHVDYGHHQPQQQAFFQPLEYEPIFQIGYHQGQQQDHGMGAGPSANNYMLGWLP, encoded by the exons atgggaAGAGGGAGAGTAGAGCTGAAGAGGATAGAGAACACGATCAATAGGCAAGTGACGTTTGCAAAGAGAAGGGGTGGTGTTTTGAAGAAAGCATACGAGCTTTCCGTTCTATGTGATGCAGAGGTTGCTCTCATCATCTTCTCTAATAGAGGAAAACTGTTCGAGTTTTGCAGTAATTCCAG CATGCTTAAGACACTGGAGAGGTACCAAAAGTGCAACTACGGACCTCCAGAGCCCAATGTGCCTTCAAGAGAGGCCTTAGCAGTT GAACTTAGTAGCCAGCAGGAGTATCTCAAGCTTAAGCAGCGTTACGACGCTTTACAGAGAACCCAAAG GAATCTATTGGGAGAAGATCTTGGACCACTTAGTACGAAGGAGCTTGAGTCACTTGAGAGACAGCTTGATTCTTCTTTGAAGCAGATCAGAGGTCTCCGG ACACAGTTCATGCTCGACCAGCTCAATGATCTCCAGAGTAAG GAGCGCATGCTTTCGGATACAAACAAAACTCTACGGCTAAGG TTAGCTGATGGGTATCAGATGCCATTCCAACTTAACCCGAACCAAGAAGAAGTACATGTTGACTACGGGCATCATCAACCGCAACAACAAGCTTTCTTCCAGCCTTTGGAATACGAGCCCATTTTTCAAATCGG GTATCATCAAGGGCAACAGCAAGATCATGGAATGGGAGCAGGGCCAAGTGCGAATAATTACATGTTGGGTTGGTTGCCTTAA
- the LOC106361892 gene encoding uncharacterized protein LOC106361892, which yields MRSQRDQDSRAFYDLSALVLSLLRSPPMPISLPDHFLDSPMMRSRSPSMAHISPSGFASLLLGISVALMLCGSVTFFIGFLLLPWVLALIVVLYVAGIVSAISMAGRSILSYVLTPPPSFSSRKGISEWKLL from the exons ATGAGAAGCCAACGAGATCAAGACTCCAGGGCTTTCTACGATCTCTCGGCTCTTGTCCTGAGCCTCCTCCGCTCTCCGCCGATGCCGATTTCTCTCCCCGATCACTTCCTGGATTCGCCGATGATGAGGAGTCGGTCGCCTTCGATGGCTCATATATCTCCCTCGGGGTTCGCGTCGCTGCTGCTGGGTATATCGGTGGCTCTGATGCTATGTGGATCCGTGACTTTCTTCATCGGCTTCCTCTTGTTGCCTTGGGTTCTGGCTCTCATCGTGGTTCTTTATGTCGCCGGGATCGTCTCCGCCATTTCCATGGCTGGGAGGTCGATCCTCTCTTACGTCTTGACGCCGCCGCCTTCTTTTTCATCGAGGAAGGGCATTTCTG AATGGAAGCTGTTGTGA